A single window of Leptolyngbya ohadii IS1 DNA harbors:
- a CDS encoding sensor histidine kinase translates to MTMLGQSSFRRILLLRILLLSIPILFLGMAVTFRKARTSLLSTARLNLEQSAIRKAEMLQTSIQSLQTTLAVTSQASALKAGSPTTIQSYLTQIENQLPSVHCLQLRDFSTQNLVASTCGDRLLDFLPTQSWSLKRNPSESNQLPPFAIVPNRFNSPEQKDMMSLLNLVIGTPVYSPEGQLKYTLAAQVSLRQTEDVNPWLLQGYTILVNDDRMILAHPMPGRVGTTIAQEPDRDRFEDILTNVFQRETTGTRHLFGLANDSHEWLAGFSPVTVKLSNSNTSIWAVMAVTRMDSALQGLEEITQILLILTVGLLAAHLLAMLYMARDLALPIEQLGKYAMRIHKRDRLERAPKNFRVRELNHLAEVLDNMVGRLEERAKELEHAWQEAEAANKLKSQFLATTSHELRTPLNAIIGCIRLVKDGCCDTREEEVEFLEQADKAAIHLLKIINDLLDIQRIEEEKLTLTIKTIDLRQIIREAVHLQAVPIQQKGLTLTVTDLPEPIWVQADPDRLKQVLINVIYNAIKFTDQGGITIETRIHPAADLPTYQAQQNGHRASDTAAQPWVVVAVRDTGIGIDPSQQQKLFRPFVMVDGSTTRKFEGTGLGLAISRNLVEMMSGQITLHSAGLGQGTTVKIALPIAIPAVNGASAQENVSEAAERSMIGS, encoded by the coding sequence ATGACTATGCTTGGTCAGTCTTCTTTCCGCCGTATCCTCCTGCTGCGGATTCTCCTACTCAGTATCCCGATTTTGTTTTTGGGGATGGCTGTGACGTTCCGCAAAGCTCGCACCAGCTTACTCAGCACAGCTCGGCTAAACCTGGAGCAGAGTGCAATCCGCAAAGCCGAGATGCTGCAAACCTCGATTCAATCGCTGCAAACCACTCTCGCCGTCACCAGTCAGGCTTCCGCTCTCAAGGCTGGCTCTCCCACCACCATTCAGTCCTATCTCACCCAGATCGAGAACCAGCTGCCCAGCGTTCACTGCCTTCAGCTGCGCGATTTTTCGACTCAAAATCTGGTCGCCAGTACCTGTGGCGATCGGCTGCTGGATTTTTTGCCCACCCAATCTTGGAGTCTCAAGCGAAATCCCTCCGAAAGCAACCAACTACCGCCGTTTGCGATCGTCCCCAATCGGTTTAATTCGCCGGAGCAGAAGGACATGATGAGCCTCCTGAATCTGGTCATCGGTACGCCCGTTTACAGTCCGGAGGGGCAACTGAAGTACACGCTGGCGGCTCAGGTATCGCTGCGCCAAACCGAGGATGTGAATCCCTGGCTGCTTCAGGGCTATACCATTCTGGTGAACGACGATCGCATGATTTTGGCGCATCCCATGCCGGGCAGAGTAGGGACGACGATCGCCCAGGAACCCGATCGTGATCGGTTTGAGGATATCCTCACGAATGTCTTTCAGCGTGAGACGACCGGAACGCGGCATTTATTTGGTCTGGCAAACGACTCCCATGAATGGCTGGCGGGTTTCAGTCCCGTTACGGTAAAGCTGAGCAACAGCAATACTTCGATCTGGGCAGTGATGGCAGTAACGCGCATGGACAGTGCGCTTCAGGGACTCGAAGAGATTACCCAAATTCTGCTGATTCTCACGGTGGGTCTGCTGGCGGCACACCTGCTGGCAATGCTCTACATGGCGCGGGATCTGGCACTGCCGATCGAGCAGTTGGGCAAATACGCCATGCGGATTCACAAGCGGGACAGGCTGGAGCGGGCACCGAAGAATTTTCGCGTGCGTGAGTTAAATCACCTGGCGGAAGTGCTGGACAACATGGTGGGCAGGCTGGAAGAACGGGCAAAGGAGCTAGAACACGCCTGGCAGGAAGCGGAAGCCGCCAATAAGCTAAAGAGCCAATTCCTTGCCACCACGTCTCACGAGCTGCGGACTCCCCTGAATGCGATTATTGGCTGTATTCGCCTCGTAAAGGACGGCTGCTGTGATACCCGCGAGGAGGAAGTGGAATTTCTAGAGCAGGCAGACAAGGCGGCAATCCACCTGCTGAAGATCATTAACGACCTGCTGGATATTCAGCGGATTGAAGAAGAGAAGCTGACCCTGACGATCAAGACGATCGACCTGCGGCAGATTATTCGCGAGGCGGTTCACCTCCAGGCAGTGCCGATCCAGCAAAAGGGCTTGACCCTCACCGTAACCGACCTACCGGAACCCATCTGGGTGCAGGCAGACCCCGATCGCCTGAAGCAGGTCTTGATAAACGTCATTTACAACGCAATCAAGTTCACTGACCAGGGCGGCATTACGATCGAGACGCGCATTCATCCGGCGGCGGATCTGCCCACCTACCAGGCACAGCAGAACGGACATCGGGCTAGCGATACCGCAGCTCAGCCCTGGGTGGTTGTGGCAGTTCGGGATACGGGAATCGGGATTGACCCTTCACAGCAGCAAAAGCTATTCCGTCCGTTTGTGATGGTCGATGGTTCCACAACGCGCAAATTTGAGGGAACGGGTCTGGGGCTGGCAATTTCCCGCAATCTGGTCGAAATGATGAGCGGGCAAATTACGCTGCACAGTGCGGGCTTAGGACAGGGCACGACGGTTAAGATTGCCCTGCCGATCGCCATCCCCGCTGTGAACGGAGCCTCTGCTCAGGAGAATGTTTCCGAAGCCGCAGAGCGATCGATGATTGGCAGCTGA
- a CDS encoding GNAT family N-acetyltransferase: MFNQQPHYAIQWIHHIEEVPQTEWDALAMPLKTPFLEWTWLHNMETSGSVGGKSGWQPIHLTVWRDSSLVAAAPLYIKSHSYGEFVFDHQWAELAARLGIAYYPKMLGMSPFTPAEGYRFLIAPGEDEDELTELMVNAIDHFCVRHKISGCNFLYVDPEWRSTMERHGFFTWLHHSYIWQNQNFQTFEDYLGAFNANQRRNIKRERKAVTQAGLRLQPLTGEQLSRSLLSQMYHFYADTCDKFGWWGSKYLTRRFFEQLYPNYCDRVVLFGVYSTEANEHPIGMSFCLTKGDRLYGRYWGATQEFDNLHFDTCYYTPIEWGIANGIQQFDPGAGGRHKKRRGFPATPNYSLHRLYQPRLSQILHTYIDEINEMEQQEMEAINQDLPFKQTSPLERIESDR, translated from the coding sequence ATGTTCAACCAACAACCCCACTACGCCATCCAGTGGATTCATCACATTGAGGAAGTGCCGCAGACCGAATGGGATGCCCTGGCAATGCCGCTGAAAACGCCTTTTCTGGAATGGACGTGGCTGCACAATATGGAAACCTCCGGCAGCGTGGGCGGAAAATCCGGGTGGCAGCCGATTCACCTCACGGTCTGGCGCGATAGCTCTCTGGTGGCGGCGGCTCCGCTCTACATTAAAAGCCATAGCTACGGCGAGTTTGTGTTTGACCATCAGTGGGCAGAACTGGCGGCGCGCTTGGGCATCGCCTACTATCCCAAAATGCTGGGAATGTCCCCCTTTACGCCTGCGGAGGGCTACCGCTTTTTGATTGCTCCCGGCGAAGATGAGGACGAACTGACCGAACTGATGGTGAACGCAATCGATCATTTCTGCGTCCGCCACAAGATTTCTGGCTGCAATTTTCTCTACGTTGACCCGGAATGGCGATCGACGATGGAACGGCACGGCTTTTTTACCTGGCTGCACCACAGCTATATCTGGCAGAATCAGAACTTCCAGACCTTTGAGGATTATCTGGGCGCGTTCAATGCCAACCAGCGGCGCAACATCAAGCGGGAACGCAAGGCAGTCACGCAGGCAGGCTTACGGCTCCAGCCCCTTACAGGAGAACAGCTCAGCCGATCGCTTTTGTCCCAGATGTACCACTTCTACGCCGATACCTGCGACAAATTTGGCTGGTGGGGCAGCAAGTATCTGACGCGCCGATTTTTTGAGCAGCTTTATCCCAACTACTGCGATCGGGTTGTCCTATTTGGCGTTTATTCCACCGAAGCCAATGAGCATCCGATCGGGATGTCTTTCTGTCTAACGAAGGGCGATCGACTTTACGGACGCTACTGGGGCGCGACGCAGGAATTTGACAACCTCCACTTTGATACCTGCTACTACACGCCGATCGAGTGGGGCATTGCCAACGGCATTCAGCAATTCGATCCGGGAGCAGGCGGACGACACAAAAAACGGCGCGGCTTCCCGGCAACACCAAACTACTCCCTGCACCGACTCTATCAGCCCCGACTGAGCCAAATCTTGCACACCTACATTGATGAAATCAACGAAATGGAGCAGCAGGAGATGGAGGCGATTAATCAGGATTTGCCGTTTAAGCAAACCAGCCCACTTGAGAGGATTGAGAGCGATCGGTAA
- a CDS encoding RibD family protein, whose product MPDIPNFPHRPYTTAVLAMSADGKIADRDRSPARFGSAQDKAHLEARLSEVDAALFGAGTLRAYGTSLPIKNPALLEQRQRQGKPPQPIHIVCSASGQLDPQIPFFRQPIPRWLLTTETGAKNWAENWAENWAADRQESNGFDRLLTFPNPTQSSSSVIDWTPELQKLINLGLHKLLIMGGGELMASLLAADAIDELWLTVCPLILGGTNAPTPIEGIGFPAHLAPRLELLSVEAIGQEVFLHYRIQRRAILN is encoded by the coding sequence ATGCCCGACATCCCTAATTTCCCCCACCGTCCCTACACGACTGCCGTTCTTGCCATGAGTGCAGACGGTAAAATTGCGGATCGCGATCGATCGCCCGCCCGATTCGGCTCCGCGCAGGACAAGGCACACCTGGAAGCCCGCCTCTCCGAAGTTGATGCTGCCCTTTTTGGAGCCGGAACCCTCCGCGCTTACGGCACCAGCCTACCGATCAAAAATCCTGCTCTGCTGGAACAGCGTCAGCGACAGGGCAAACCACCCCAGCCAATTCATATCGTTTGTTCCGCCTCCGGGCAGCTTGATCCCCAGATCCCTTTCTTCCGGCAACCCATTCCCCGCTGGCTGCTCACCACTGAAACCGGCGCAAAAAATTGGGCAGAAAATTGGGCAGAAAATTGGGCAGCAGATCGACAAGAGAGCAACGGATTCGATCGACTGCTTACCTTCCCCAATCCGACGCAGAGCAGCTCTAGCGTAATCGACTGGACTCCTGAGCTGCAAAAGCTAATCAACCTGGGGCTTCACAAACTGCTAATTATGGGCGGCGGCGAACTCATGGCTTCCCTGCTGGCAGCAGATGCGATCGACGAACTCTGGCTCACGGTCTGTCCCCTGATCCTGGGCGGCACAAATGCCCCTACCCCCATCGAAGGAATTGGCTTCCCCGCCCACCTTGCTCCCCGTCTAGAACTGCTTTCTGTAGAGGCGATCGGACAGGAGGTGTTCCTGCATTACCGCATCCAGCGAAGGGCTATCCTAAACTAA
- a CDS encoding M16 family metallopeptidase: protein MNLSLFHRLTPLFQSGSRLLVLGLTVLTLWGQLMPAALAQAPSNIQPYIDRVKNQITEFTLDNGMKFIVMERHQAPIVSFETYVNIGSAYEQPGKTGAAHFLEHLAFKGTDRIGTTNYRAEKPLLDRLDQLFDQIQAAKAANRAEEAAQLQQEFDKALLEAASFVRQNEYGQIVEQAGGVGLNAATSADATMYFYSFPSNKLELWMSLESERFLDPVFREFYEEKDVILEERRMRTDNSPIGKMIEQFLETALPGHPYGRPVIGSEADLRGMTRQDIIDFFDTHYTPDNIVATVVGDVDPDRVKELAQAYFGRYKARSSAPEVQAALPKQTQPKEVTLRLPTQPWYMEGYQRPAITDRDEVVYQVISSILGDGRTSRLYKSLVLDKQLALDYNIANSFPGDRYSNLMLIYALTAPGHTVDEIATVLDVELERLKTEPVTAEELDRVKTQTRAGLLQTLASNQGMAGLLAEYEAKTGSWENLFNLIPQIEAVTEADVQRVAQATFRPDKKTIGKLLSTESPAP, encoded by the coding sequence TTGAACCTTTCCCTTTTTCACCGCCTTACCCCCCTATTCCAATCTGGATCGCGTCTCCTGGTACTGGGACTGACGGTGCTTACTTTGTGGGGACAGCTCATGCCCGCTGCCCTGGCGCAGGCTCCCAGCAATATTCAGCCATATATCGATCGCGTTAAAAACCAGATCACGGAGTTCACGCTGGACAACGGCATGAAGTTTATTGTGATGGAGCGGCATCAGGCACCGATCGTCTCCTTTGAAACCTACGTGAACATCGGCTCTGCCTACGAGCAGCCCGGCAAAACGGGAGCGGCGCATTTCCTGGAGCATTTGGCGTTTAAGGGAACCGATCGCATTGGCACGACCAACTATCGCGCAGAAAAGCCTTTACTCGATCGATTGGATCAGCTCTTCGATCAAATCCAGGCGGCAAAGGCAGCAAACCGTGCTGAGGAGGCAGCTCAGCTTCAGCAGGAGTTTGATAAAGCCCTCCTAGAGGCTGCGAGCTTCGTGAGGCAAAACGAATATGGTCAGATCGTGGAACAGGCAGGCGGTGTAGGACTGAATGCGGCGACCTCTGCGGACGCGACGATGTATTTCTACAGCTTCCCCTCGAACAAGCTGGAACTGTGGATGTCTCTGGAGTCCGAGCGATTCCTCGATCCGGTCTTCCGCGAATTCTACGAAGAAAAGGATGTGATCCTGGAAGAACGCCGGATGCGGACGGACAATTCCCCGATCGGCAAAATGATCGAGCAATTCCTGGAAACTGCGCTGCCGGGGCATCCCTACGGTCGTCCAGTGATTGGCTCCGAGGCAGACCTGCGGGGAATGACGCGCCAGGACATTATTGATTTCTTTGACACCCACTACACGCCAGACAATATTGTTGCCACGGTCGTCGGCGATGTTGACCCCGATCGGGTAAAGGAACTGGCACAGGCGTACTTTGGACGTTACAAGGCACGATCGAGTGCCCCGGAGGTGCAGGCAGCCCTGCCCAAGCAAACCCAGCCGAAGGAAGTCACCCTGCGTCTTCCCACCCAGCCCTGGTACATGGAAGGCTATCAGCGTCCGGCAATTACCGATCGCGATGAGGTTGTGTATCAGGTCATTAGCAGCATTCTGGGCGACGGACGAACCTCGCGCCTCTACAAATCCCTGGTGCTGGATAAGCAGCTTGCCCTGGACTACAACATTGCCAACAGCTTTCCGGGCGATCGCTACTCGAACCTGATGCTGATCTATGCCCTCACCGCGCCGGGGCACACCGTAGATGAAATTGCGACTGTACTGGATGTGGAATTAGAGCGGCTGAAGACGGAACCCGTAACCGCTGAAGAACTCGATCGGGTGAAGACCCAAACCCGCGCCGGACTGCTGCAAACCCTTGCCTCAAATCAGGGCATGGCAGGTCTGTTGGCAGAATACGAGGCTAAAACGGGTTCCTGGGAAAATCTATTTAACCTGATCCCGCAAATTGAAGCTGTCACTGAGGCAGATGTTCAGCGCGTGGCACAAGCAACCTTCCGTCCGGATAAAAAGACGATCGGCAAACTGCTCTCCACGGAATCCCCCGCACCGTAA
- a CDS encoding M16 family metallopeptidase — MKFSLRPWLRYSLTSIAALLIILGFGRDPALAVTPRHYTELQLPPAPEITLPEYSRFELSNGLKVYLLEDHELPLVGGSVTVYTGDRLEPAEKVGLAGITGAVMRSGGTASHPPDALNQLLEQKAASIETGIDTTAGSASFSSLSEDLEEVFGLFAEVLRQPAFPQDRIDLVKTQTRGGIARRNDDPESIAQREFGKLLYGADSPYARTVEYATLDQISRQDVQQFYQQYFHPNKMLLGIVGDFDSAKMRSLIEAKLGDWQPVGADKIEPPQATQAKQGGVFLVDQPQLTQSSVLMGHLGGKLSDPDYAALSVMNEVLSSFGGRLVNEVRSRQGLAYSVYAFWSPTFDYPGTFTAGGQTRSDATVPFIKSTLEQIEKIRTSPVTENELKRAKDSVLNAFIFRFATPSQTLSRVIRYDYYGYPQDFIFKYQKQIEATTAADIQRAAQTHLQPDKLVTLVVGNAKDMVPPLSSIAPNGQVTPIDITIPPDPAARS, encoded by the coding sequence ATGAAATTCTCGCTTCGCCCCTGGCTGCGCTATAGCCTGACCTCGATCGCCGCACTGCTCATCATTCTGGGCTTTGGACGCGATCCGGCTCTGGCAGTGACGCCCCGGCACTACACCGAATTGCAATTGCCCCCCGCTCCGGAAATCACGCTGCCGGAATACAGCCGTTTTGAGCTATCCAACGGACTCAAGGTTTACCTGCTGGAAGACCACGAACTGCCCCTGGTTGGCGGATCAGTGACGGTGTACACGGGCGATCGCCTGGAGCCTGCGGAGAAAGTCGGTCTGGCTGGAATTACGGGAGCGGTAATGCGGAGCGGCGGTACAGCTTCCCATCCCCCGGATGCCTTAAATCAACTGCTCGAACAAAAAGCAGCCTCGATCGAAACGGGAATTGATACGACTGCCGGAAGCGCCAGCTTTAGTTCCCTCAGCGAAGACCTGGAGGAGGTGTTTGGCTTGTTTGCCGAAGTGCTGCGCCAGCCCGCCTTTCCCCAGGATCGAATTGATTTGGTAAAAACTCAGACTCGCGGAGGAATTGCCCGTCGGAACGACGACCCGGAAAGCATTGCCCAGCGGGAGTTCGGCAAGCTGCTCTATGGGGCAGACAGTCCCTACGCCCGTACAGTAGAGTACGCCACGCTAGATCAAATTTCGCGGCAGGATGTGCAGCAGTTCTATCAGCAGTATTTCCATCCGAATAAGATGCTGCTTGGCATCGTAGGAGACTTCGACTCGGCAAAAATGCGATCGCTAATCGAGGCAAAGCTGGGCGACTGGCAACCCGTCGGCGCGGATAAAATTGAACCACCCCAGGCAACCCAGGCAAAGCAGGGCGGTGTATTCCTCGTCGATCAGCCCCAGCTAACCCAAAGCTCTGTTCTCATGGGACACCTGGGCGGCAAACTCAGCGATCCGGACTATGCGGCGCTCAGCGTGATGAATGAAGTCCTGAGTTCCTTTGGCGGACGACTGGTGAACGAAGTGCGATCGCGGCAGGGATTAGCTTACAGCGTCTATGCTTTCTGGTCGCCCACGTTTGACTATCCGGGGACATTTACGGCAGGCGGGCAAACGCGATCGGATGCGACGGTTCCTTTCATTAAATCCACGTTGGAACAGATCGAAAAAATCCGCACCAGTCCGGTGACTGAAAACGAACTGAAGCGGGCAAAAGACTCGGTGCTGAATGCCTTTATCTTCCGCTTCGCTACCCCGTCCCAAACCCTGTCGCGGGTGATTCGCTACGACTACTACGGCTATCCGCAGGACTTTATCTTTAAGTACCAGAAGCAGATCGAAGCCACCACTGCCGCCGATATCCAACGCGCCGCCCAAACACACCTCCAGCCCGACAAACTTGTGACGCTGGTTGTGGGGAACGCCAAAGACATGGTTCCTCCCCTAAGCTCGATCGCCCCCAATGGTCAGGTCACGCCGATCGACATTACGATTCCGCCCGATCCGGCTGCGCGATCGTAG
- a CDS encoding DUF3084 domain-containing protein, whose amino-acid sequence MTTGWVLIFAVLFLGGVIATVGDRLGMRVGKARLSLFNLRPRQTATLITILTGGLISASTLAVLLAVSDQLRTGLFELQNIQDDLATTRQDLEEANQQKEEAEDRLQQAQQRGQTARRSLEQINRSLQSSQELQRQTQFQLQQTQTQLQQIQSRFQQAQELLQSVSRQEATLRNEIGQLQSERQALRNEVGQVREQSEQEIARRDRAIAQRQAELEALEKQRTALEQDVASIEQEYDRLRSGRLALPRDGVLAEAVLPVNGSNAAIQEVDQLLSEANLVALASVLPGSNSRNQRVIQLTDIEELQRLTNQISDGREYLVQIVSAGNYIQGEPCVLAGQDCLKVYARAFVNQRVFSSSQVIASVEVVPPLSQNALIERYSQLISAVQFQASQKMPPGTLGVLANNNQETIRTFLRRVSSLQQPTVIQAIAASDIFTVEPLRLELQAVQNGQVLFSTRDSGSIAPLPPNL is encoded by the coding sequence ATGACCACAGGGTGGGTCTTAATTTTTGCCGTACTATTTCTAGGCGGGGTAATTGCCACGGTGGGCGATCGCCTGGGAATGCGCGTGGGCAAAGCCCGCTTAAGTTTGTTCAACCTGCGACCCCGGCAAACCGCAACCCTGATCACCATTCTCACCGGAGGCTTGATTTCTGCTTCGACGCTGGCAGTGCTGCTGGCTGTAAGCGATCAGCTCCGAACGGGACTGTTTGAGCTGCAAAACATTCAGGACGATCTGGCAACGACCCGCCAGGATCTCGAAGAAGCCAACCAGCAAAAAGAGGAAGCCGAGGATCGGCTCCAGCAGGCACAGCAGCGGGGACAAACTGCCCGACGCAGTCTGGAGCAAATTAACCGATCGCTCCAATCCTCTCAGGAACTCCAGCGGCAAACCCAGTTTCAACTCCAGCAGACCCAGACCCAGCTTCAGCAAATCCAGTCCCGGTTCCAGCAGGCACAGGAGCTTTTGCAATCGGTCTCTCGACAGGAGGCAACCTTGCGGAACGAAATTGGGCAGCTCCAGTCCGAGCGGCAGGCATTGAGAAACGAAGTTGGTCAGGTGCGCGAACAAAGCGAACAGGAAATTGCCCGACGCGATCGCGCTATTGCCCAGCGCCAAGCCGAACTGGAAGCTCTGGAAAAGCAGCGGACAGCACTAGAACAGGATGTGGCAAGCATTGAGCAGGAATACGATCGACTGCGATCGGGGAGATTAGCCCTGCCGCGCGATGGGGTTTTGGCGGAAGCCGTTCTGCCAGTGAATGGGTCAAACGCAGCCATACAGGAAGTGGATCAACTTCTGAGTGAGGCAAATCTGGTAGCGTTAGCAAGCGTGCTTCCCGGCAGCAATAGCCGCAACCAGCGAGTTATACAGCTCACGGACATCGAAGAACTCCAGCGGCTCACCAACCAGATCAGCGACGGGCGAGAATACCTCGTGCAGATTGTCTCCGCTGGGAACTACATCCAGGGAGAACCCTGCGTTCTGGCAGGACAGGACTGCCTCAAAGTCTACGCCAGAGCATTTGTAAATCAGCGGGTTTTTAGCAGCAGTCAGGTGATTGCCTCCGTTGAAGTGGTGCCGCCCCTCTCACAAAATGCTTTGATTGAGCGGTATTCGCAGCTCATCTCGGCGGTACAGTTTCAGGCAAGTCAGAAAATGCCCCCTGGAACGCTGGGCGTTTTGGCGAACAACAACCAGGAAACCATCAGAACCTTTCTGCGTCGGGTCAGCAGCCTTCAACAGCCCACAGTCATCCAGGCGATCGCCGCCTCGGACATTTTCACAGTTGAACCGCTGCGGCTGGAGCTACAGGCAGTTCAAAACGGGCAAGTGCTGTTTAGTACCCGCGACTCAGGATCGATCGCGCCATTGCCCCCTAACCTGTAA